Part of the Paenibacillus sp. FSL R7-0273 genome is shown below.
AGTATCGCACCTGATGAAAGTCTGTTCGATCTGGATAATGTAAAACGCGCCTTTCTGGAGCGGATGTCTGTAGAAGGCAATGTGCTGCTGAACTATGGCTATGCTAAGGGGTATAAGCCTTTGATAGATTTTTTGAAGCAATATATGGAGCATAAGGGCGTAGACATGCGCGGCAAGGACCTGCTGATTACGAACGGGTTCACGGAGGGTTTTGATATTGTGCTGTCAGCGTTAGGCCAGCGGCACGGGAAGGTGCTCTGTGAGAATCCGACCCATCATACGGCGCTCAAAAACCTGCAGCTGAACGGCTTCGGCATCCGCGGGGTCGCCATGGAGCGTGACGGCATCCATCTGGGGGAGCTGAAGCAGGCGCTGGAGGACGGGATGTATGATTGTGCCTACCTCGTGCCGTCCTACCACAATCCCACCGGAATTGTCATGTCTCCCGAGAAAAGACTGCGCGTGATGAAGCTGATGGCCGACTACGCTGTGCCGGTGATTGAGGACGGGTTCAACGAGGAGCTGCGCTATTCCGGCTCGCATGTGGCTCCGCTGATCGCGGCGGCCGGGGGCGGCAACAGTGTGATTTATCTGGGGAGCTTTTCCAAGGTGCTGTTCCCCGGGCTTAGAGTAGGCTGGGTGCTGGCGGACCAGGAGCTGATCTATTATCTGGAAAGTGTCAAAAGAGCACGCAGCATCCACACCTCCACGCTCGACCAGTCCATACTGTATCAATATTTGCTCGGCGGGAATTTGGAGAAGTATCTCAAACGGGCCAGAACGGAATATAAGCGGAAATATGAGCTGACGATGGCGTGCTGTAAGGAGCTTTTGCCGGATTGCAAGGTGAGCGGGGACGGGGGATTGCATCTGTTCGTCACGTTTCCGGAGGGCTTCAGCACACGAGAGCTGCTGGCAGCGTGCCGGGAGCAGGGGGTTATTTTTACGGTGGGGGATATGTTCTTTACAGACGGAACAGGACAGAACACGCTGCGGCTGGGCTTTTCCAGGGTGGCGGATGACGATATACGCAGGGGAATCGGGATTATCGGCAGGAAAGCACGGCAACTACTACTCGGATGAGATGAAAAGGGGAATGGGGATATGTTAAAAGTAGGCGTAATTATGGGCGGAGTGTCCTCTGAATACGAAGTGTCGCTGAATACCGGTAAAGAGATGCTAAAACATCTGGACCGGAGCAAATATGAGGCGGTGCCGGTTGTAATTGAGGAGCGCGGACAGCTGATTGATGCGGTAAAAGGGCTGGATTTCGCGCTGCTGGCGCTCCATGGTGCCTACGGCGAGGACGGAACGGTCCAGGGAACGCTGGAAACGCTCGGTATCCCCTACTCCGGGAGCGGTGTGCTGGCGAGCAGCCTGTGCATGGATAAGCATCTGTCCAAAACCATTCTCCGCAGCAAAGGCGTGCTGACCCCAAATTGGCTGTGCTGGGAGAGCATGGAGGACTATTCAGAGGAAGCTGTGGGACAGCTGGGCTACCCGGTTATGGTAAAGCCCAATTCCGGCGGCTCCAGCATCGGCATGTCCAAGGTGGATAACGCTGAGGGGCTGCGTGTGGCGGTGGAAAAAGCTTTTGCCGAGGATCGTGCGATCCTGATCGAGGCCTTCACCGAAGGGCAGGAGATTACCTGCGCTATCCTTGGCGGGGAGCTGCTGCCGGTGATCGGCATCCAGTCGCTGGGTGCGGAATGGTTCGATTACAGCGCCAAATACGAGCAGGGCGGAGCGGATGAGCAGATTATCCAGCTGTCACTGGGTACACATGAACGGGTGCGGACGGCGGCGTTCGCCTGCTACAAGGCGCTGAAATGCTCTGTCTACGCCAGAGTGGATATGCTGCTGCAAAAGGGTGTGCCTTACGTGCTTGAGGTAAATACGCTGCCGGGCATGACCGAAACGAGCTTGCTTCCGCGCAGCGCTGCTGCTGCCGGGTATACGTTCAGCGGACTATTGGATGCGATTATTGAGGGCTCGCTGCGGGAGCGGGGCTATAATAAGGAAGCCGAGGCGGCCGGAGCACACGCGGCACCGGAAGAAATAGGCATACGGGAGGTGACCAGTCATGTTTAATGAGCCGGTGTTTGCGCACACGCAGGGGTGGATCGCCCCGCGTGTGCGGGAGATTGCGCCTTCGGGCATCCGCGCTTTTTTTGATCTTACAGCGGGTAACAACGATATTATTTCACTTGGCGTGGGGGAGCCAGACTTTAAGACGCCGGAGCATATCCGGGCTGCCTGTATCCGTGCGCTGGAGCGCGGCGAGACCACCTATACGCCGAAC
Proteins encoded:
- a CDS encoding aminotransferase-like domain-containing protein, which encodes MFNDFRLIAGRPVYVQVKDYMKSLILRGALQGEQKLPSTRELSLLLKVSRNSVISAYMALEDDGFAYTVQGQGSYVSNAALPENTAAPVWNVDWKSRLSSRALLAEELDIMKRGIRAGKDTISFTSIAPDESLFDLDNVKRAFLERMSVEGNVLLNYGYAKGYKPLIDFLKQYMEHKGVDMRGKDLLITNGFTEGFDIVLSALGQRHGKVLCENPTHHTALKNLQLNGFGIRGVAMERDGIHLGELKQALEDGMYDCAYLVPSYHNPTGIVMSPEKRLRVMKLMADYAVPVIEDGFNEELRYSGSHVAPLIAAAGGGNSVIYLGSFSKVLFPGLRVGWVLADQELIYYLESVKRARSIHTSTLDQSILYQYLLGGNLEKYLKRARTEYKRKYELTMACCKELLPDCKVSGDGGLHLFVTFPEGFSTRELLAACREQGVIFTVGDMFFTDGTGQNTLRLGFSRVADDDIRRGIGIIGRKARQLLLG
- a CDS encoding D-alanine--D-alanine ligase, whose product is MLKVGVIMGGVSSEYEVSLNTGKEMLKHLDRSKYEAVPVVIEERGQLIDAVKGLDFALLALHGAYGEDGTVQGTLETLGIPYSGSGVLASSLCMDKHLSKTILRSKGVLTPNWLCWESMEDYSEEAVGQLGYPVMVKPNSGGSSIGMSKVDNAEGLRVAVEKAFAEDRAILIEAFTEGQEITCAILGGELLPVIGIQSLGAEWFDYSAKYEQGGADEQIIQLSLGTHERVRTAAFACYKALKCSVYARVDMLLQKGVPYVLEVNTLPGMTETSLLPRSAAAAGYTFSGLLDAIIEGSLRERGYNKEAEAAGAHAAPEEIGIREVTSHV